The following are encoded in a window of Dioscorea cayenensis subsp. rotundata cultivar TDr96_F1 chromosome 16, TDr96_F1_v2_PseudoChromosome.rev07_lg8_w22 25.fasta, whole genome shotgun sequence genomic DNA:
- the LOC120278551 gene encoding uncharacterized protein LOC120278551 codes for MTVIANDKNELIPTRTIIGWRVCIDYRKLNDATRKDHFLLPFIDQMLERLAGHSYLGGRRRAMGFEEKLLSAKMYAFEKQIEELDAVRARQYHSKQLNQWGLSAQDVFARFMMNAGEELEAMNTNLSAEDVFARFMMNADAELEAMNTAIFNTQQSLQSMENKMGESSNILTKLLRTIEDIYENDTRKEENKGEFVVEVGIEVLEVEEAINVPPIPFE; via the exons ATGACTGTGATCGCCAATGAtaagaatgagttaattcctACTCGAACAATCATAGGGTGGCGTGTCTGTATTGACtacagaaaattgaatgatgccacccgaaaGGACCATTTCCTGCTACCGTTTATTGACCAGATGCTTGAGAGGCTTGCTGGGCATTCATACttgggaggaagaagaag GGCCATGGGCTTTGAAGAAAAATTGCTTAGCGCTAAAATGTATGCATTTGAGAAACAGATAGAAGAATTAGATGCTGTGAGAGCACGCCAAT ACCATAGTAAGCAACTCAATCAATGGGGTCTCAGTGCACAAGATGTGtttgcaagattcatgatgaatgCGGGTGAGGAACTTGAAGCCATGAATACCAATCTCAGTGCAGAAGATGTGtttgcaagattcatgatgaatgCGGATGCGGAGCTTGAAGCCATGAATACTGCAATTTTTAATACCCAACAATCTCTTCAAAGTATGGAAAACAAGATGGGAGAATCTTCTAATATATTGACCAAGCTGCTACGAACTATTGAAGACATATATGAGAATGACACTAGAAAGGAAGAGAATAAGGGTGAATTTGTGGTGGAAGTTGgtattgaggtgttggaggttgaagaagcaattAATGTACCACCAATACCTTTTGAGTAA